One Eubacteriales bacterium mix99 genomic window carries:
- a CDS encoding response regulator transcription factor: MWLNVDLLKRECERIVQQILLVEDDSTIIMGLSYALREEGYEVTTCRDTASAKKKIKLQDFDLAILDVSLPDGNGYDLCREIKKVSDTPIIFLTVFNEESNVVKGLDMGADDYIAKPFRLRELLSRVRTVLRRAGGDERDIIRMNGLTIDTGKGIVMKNGTEIPLTALEYRLLQTFAANRGQLLTRRQLLEEIWDAGGDFVNDNTLTVYIKRLREKIEEDPQHPVLLQTVRGMGYRMGD; encoded by the coding sequence ATGTGGTTAAACGTTGATTTGCTGAAAAGGGAGTGTGAGCGGATCGTGCAGCAGATTTTACTGGTGGAGGATGACAGTACTATTATTATGGGGCTTTCCTATGCTCTGCGGGAAGAAGGCTACGAAGTAACGACCTGCCGGGATACCGCTTCTGCGAAGAAGAAAATCAAATTACAGGATTTTGATCTGGCCATTCTGGATGTGTCCCTTCCGGATGGAAATGGTTATGACCTCTGCAGGGAGATCAAAAAGGTTTCGGATACCCCCATTATTTTTCTTACCGTATTCAATGAGGAGTCCAATGTTGTAAAGGGCCTGGATATGGGCGCCGATGATTATATTGCCAAACCTTTCCGCCTGCGGGAGCTTTTATCCCGGGTCCGCACTGTACTGCGCCGTGCAGGAGGGGACGAAAGGGACATCATTCGTATGAACGGGCTTACCATTGATACGGGTAAGGGCATCGTGATGAAAAATGGTACGGAAATCCCCCTGACTGCTTTGGAATATCGGCTGCTGCAGACGTTTGCCGCAAACCGGGGACAGCTTCTTACCCGCAGACAGCTGCTGGAAGAGATCTGGGATGCAGGCGGGGACTTTGTAAATGACAATACGCTTACGGTATACATCAAACGACTGCGGGAAAAGATTGAGGAGGATCCTCAGCATCCCGTGCTGCTTCAGACGGTTCGCGGGATGGGGTACCGGATGGGAGACTAG
- a CDS encoding MarR family transcriptional regulator, with protein MSISELLLDVISEFYETDNRATTFGTGTELYHSEIHMLQCIADHPALHISGLARLLEVTRGAASQTAKRLERKEMIVKKASPENEKMVVLRLTIKGINPLMHSVA; from the coding sequence TTGAGCATCAGTGAGCTTCTGCTGGACGTAATCAGCGAGTTTTATGAAACAGACAACCGGGCAACGACATTCGGTACCGGTACAGAACTTTATCACTCGGAGATCCATATGCTCCAATGTATCGCAGACCATCCTGCCCTGCACATCTCCGGCCTTGCACGCCTTCTGGAGGTGACGCGCGGAGCGGCATCGCAAACTGCCAAAAGGCTGGAACGAAAAGAAATGATTGTGAAGAAAGCCAGCCCGGAGAATGAGAAAATGGTTGTGCTGCGGTTAACCATAAAAGGAATAAATCCCCTAATGCATAGTGTTGCTTGA
- a CDS encoding transposase, producing MERAKSRRKTPWEGTENMTATQKFLQGRYIASYESRHQKVADSCEAEMINSHIPAKCPYCGAEGFKKSGHTRSGVQRYMCICGKTFLPTTGTIFDEHRIPISEWTDYCLNLFHHVSITADSWNNKNAFRTSRYWLQKLFLTLEGVQDGVVLSGDIWLDETFYSVRAEDMVRKDNGDKLRGLSMNQLCIGVATDKKNSVVLLEGTGKPSQKRTFEAFGEHIRQGSLLIHDGDTSHSRLIKKLSLKSVVHPSKSLKGMPDNVNPMNPVNRVHAILKNFLNSHSGFKREDIQGYLNLFAFVTNPPAELLEKVERVINLGFQNPRLLRYREFYATNTDVET from the coding sequence ATGGAACGGGCGAAATCACGCAGGAAAACGCCATGGGAAGGGACTGAAAACATGACTGCGACACAGAAATTTTTGCAGGGACGCTACATTGCCAGCTACGAAAGCCGCCATCAGAAGGTTGCCGATAGTTGCGAAGCCGAGATGATTAATTCCCACATCCCCGCTAAATGCCCATACTGCGGGGCGGAAGGCTTTAAGAAGAGCGGCCATACGCGCAGCGGGGTGCAACGCTATATGTGCATCTGCGGCAAAACCTTCCTGCCCACTACGGGCACGATTTTCGATGAACACCGGATCCCAATCAGCGAATGGACTGACTACTGCTTAAATTTATTCCACCACGTAAGCATCACCGCTGACTCCTGGAACAACAAAAACGCATTCAGAACGTCCAGATACTGGCTTCAGAAGCTCTTCTTGACGCTCGAAGGGGTGCAGGACGGGGTCGTCCTGTCGGGCGACATCTGGCTCGACGAAACCTTCTATTCCGTCCGGGCGGAAGACATGGTGCGGAAGGACAACGGCGACAAGCTGAGAGGGCTGTCTATGAACCAGCTCTGCATTGGCGTTGCCACAGACAAGAAAAACAGTGTGGTTCTGCTGGAGGGCACGGGCAAACCTTCGCAAAAGAGGACATTTGAGGCATTCGGGGAACATATCAGACAAGGGTCGCTCTTAATCCATGACGGCGACACCTCGCACAGCCGCCTGATTAAGAAGCTTTCGCTGAAAAGCGTAGTGCATCCTTCTAAATCCTTAAAAGGGATGCCTGACAATGTGAACCCTATGAATCCGGTCAACCGCGTTCACGCCATACTTAAAAACTTCCTGAATTCTCACAGCGGCTTCAAACGCGAGGACATACAAGGATATCTGAACTTGTTTGCGTTTGTCACAAACCCGCCAGCCGAATTGTTGGAAAAAGTAGAGCGTGTGATAAATTTGGGATTTCAAAATCCCAGATTGCTAAGGTATAGAGAATTCTATGCTACTAATACTGATGTTGAAACGTAA